Proteins from a genomic interval of Beijerinckia indica subsp. indica ATCC 9039:
- the dnaE gene encoding DNA polymerase III subunit alpha — translation MPGSVGFIHLHVHSAFSLREGAIKIEKLVKLAAADAMPALALTDTNNLFGALEFSEKLVKSGIQPIAGLQLTVDFGDGAAMAPRGEENGAGRANLVLLAQDEAGYVNLMHLTSRAWLDPVPGDPPHVRFDQLHGHADGLIALSGGPDGPLDRAFAAQRPEQAVLRAQHLAALFPNRLYVELQRHSLQAERSNEPLLLDLAYDRSLPLAATNEPYFAAASDYEAHDALLCIAEGAVLGEPQRRQLSPEHRLKTRTEMVALFADLPEATANTVEIAMRCAYRPLTRKPILPRFGDTGHADEEAKELRRQAEAGLEKRLAAHPPAPGFTEDDYRARLAFELDIIVKMQFPGYFLIVADFIKYAKSQDIPVGPGRGSGAGSLVAYALTITDLDPIRFGLLFERFLNPERVSMPDFDIDFCQDRRDEVIAYVRRRYGEDKVAQIITFGSFLARGVMRNVGRVLEMPLGQVDKLAKLVPQNPAAPVSLKQAIEGEPRLQEAASSEPRVARMLTIAETLEGLYSNASTHAAGIVIGDRPLEHLVPLYRDPKSDMPATQFNMKWVEPAGLVKFDFLGLKTLTTLSTCVKLLAKRGIIVDLAKIPLDDQKTYAMLGRGETVGVFQLESAGMRKALVEMRADHFEDIIALVALYRPGPMANIPTYCAVKLGEEKADYIHPKIEHILKETFGVIIYQEQVMQIAQVLSGYSLGEADLLRRAMGKKIKAEMDAQRSRFVTGSVDRGLTKKQADEIFDLLAKFADYGFNKSHAAAYALIAYQTAWFKANHPVEFLAASMTLDKSNTDKLAEFCNEARRLGIPVDRPCIQKSGVDFDVALENKGAGQESKESENANLHIRYALSAIKGVGSAQAEALVAARAGRSFKDLSDFTHRLNPREINKRMLECLVAAGAFDTLDKDRAKIFATIETLLAMANRRCEEEAAGQSVLFGGPAASAIIFPQTDPWPLAERLQREFDAVGFFLSGHPLDGYASILSRLKVQRWATFARQVKQGQASAARLAATVLDRKERRTKSGTKMGIVQLSDQSGQYEAILFQESLNQYRDMLEKGSAVLLALQANVDGEDVRARILSVEPLDQAASRIQKGLRVFVRNEDSLASVAQKLTTRGDGEISLILMTNGGEVEVRLPGTFNVSAQLAGSLKTIPGIVAVEPI, via the coding sequence ATGCCCGGTTCCGTCGGTTTCATCCATCTCCATGTCCACAGCGCCTTTTCCCTGCGGGAAGGGGCGATCAAGATCGAGAAATTGGTCAAGCTTGCCGCTGCGGACGCCATGCCGGCCCTGGCCCTGACCGATACGAACAATCTTTTCGGCGCTTTGGAATTTTCCGAAAAGCTTGTTAAATCAGGTATTCAGCCTATTGCCGGCCTGCAATTGACGGTGGATTTCGGCGATGGCGCGGCCATGGCTCCCCGCGGCGAGGAAAACGGCGCGGGCCGCGCCAATCTCGTCCTGCTGGCCCAGGATGAGGCGGGTTATGTCAATCTCATGCATCTCACCTCGCGGGCTTGGCTCGATCCCGTGCCCGGCGATCCGCCGCATGTGCGCTTCGATCAACTGCATGGCCATGCGGACGGCCTCATTGCTCTGAGTGGTGGTCCTGACGGGCCACTCGACCGCGCCTTTGCCGCGCAAAGACCGGAGCAGGCCGTGCTCCGCGCCCAACATTTGGCGGCCTTGTTCCCGAACCGTCTCTATGTCGAGTTGCAACGCCATAGCCTGCAGGCGGAACGTTCGAACGAACCGCTTTTGCTCGATCTTGCTTATGATCGCTCGCTGCCACTCGCCGCGACCAACGAGCCCTATTTCGCTGCAGCCTCCGATTATGAAGCCCATGACGCGCTTCTTTGCATTGCGGAAGGCGCGGTTTTAGGCGAGCCTCAACGCCGCCAGCTTTCGCCCGAACACCGGTTGAAAACCCGCACGGAAATGGTCGCGCTTTTCGCCGATCTGCCGGAAGCCACCGCCAATACGGTCGAAATCGCCATGCGCTGCGCCTATCGGCCCCTGACGCGCAAGCCAATCCTTCCGCGTTTCGGCGATACCGGCCACGCCGATGAAGAAGCCAAGGAATTGCGCCGTCAGGCCGAGGCAGGCCTTGAGAAACGGCTCGCCGCACATCCTCCCGCGCCCGGTTTTACCGAGGACGATTATCGCGCCCGTCTCGCCTTCGAGCTCGATATTATCGTGAAAATGCAATTCCCCGGCTACTTCCTGATCGTGGCGGATTTTATCAAATATGCGAAATCGCAGGATATTCCTGTCGGGCCAGGACGCGGCTCCGGCGCCGGCTCCCTTGTCGCCTATGCCCTGACGATCACCGATCTCGATCCGATCCGGTTCGGCCTCCTGTTCGAGCGTTTCCTCAATCCGGAACGCGTCTCCATGCCGGACTTCGACATCGATTTCTGCCAGGATCGGCGCGATGAAGTCATTGCCTATGTGCGCCGCCGTTATGGCGAGGACAAGGTCGCACAGATCATCACCTTCGGCTCGTTTCTGGCGCGCGGCGTCATGCGCAATGTCGGCCGCGTTCTCGAAATGCCTCTCGGCCAGGTCGATAAGCTCGCCAAGCTCGTCCCGCAAAATCCGGCCGCGCCTGTCAGCCTCAAACAGGCGATCGAGGGCGAACCCCGGTTGCAGGAAGCAGCAAGCTCCGAGCCGCGTGTCGCGCGCATGTTGACCATCGCCGAGACGCTTGAAGGCCTCTATTCCAACGCCTCGACCCATGCGGCGGGCATTGTCATTGGTGATCGGCCGCTCGAACATCTGGTGCCGCTCTATCGTGATCCGAAATCGGATATGCCGGCCACACAGTTCAACATGAAATGGGTCGAGCCTGCGGGCCTCGTCAAATTCGACTTTCTGGGCCTCAAAACCCTCACGACGCTTTCGACCTGCGTGAAACTCTTGGCCAAGCGCGGGATCATTGTCGATCTCGCCAAAATCCCGCTCGATGATCAAAAAACCTATGCCATGCTCGGGCGCGGTGAGACGGTTGGCGTGTTCCAATTGGAAAGTGCGGGCATGCGCAAGGCGCTCGTCGAAATGCGCGCCGACCATTTCGAGGATATTATCGCCCTGGTCGCCCTCTACCGGCCGGGCCCCATGGCCAATATCCCAACCTATTGCGCGGTCAAGCTCGGCGAGGAAAAGGCCGATTACATCCATCCCAAGATCGAACATATCCTGAAGGAAACCTTCGGCGTCATCATCTATCAGGAACAGGTGATGCAGATCGCCCAGGTGCTTTCCGGCTATTCGCTCGGCGAGGCCGATCTTCTCCGTCGCGCCATGGGCAAGAAGATCAAGGCGGAAATGGATGCGCAGCGCAGCCGTTTCGTCACGGGCTCGGTCGATCGCGGCCTCACCAAGAAACAGGCCGATGAGATTTTCGACCTGCTCGCCAAATTCGCCGATTACGGATTCAACAAGAGCCATGCGGCGGCCTATGCTCTGATCGCCTACCAGACCGCCTGGTTCAAGGCCAATCATCCGGTTGAATTTCTCGCTGCGTCGATGACACTCGACAAATCCAACACGGACAAACTGGCCGAATTCTGTAACGAGGCGCGCCGTCTCGGCATTCCCGTCGATCGCCCCTGCATACAGAAATCCGGTGTCGATTTTGATGTCGCTCTCGAAAACAAAGGGGCAGGGCAAGAGTCAAAAGAGTCCGAGAACGCAAATCTCCACATCCGTTACGCGCTTTCAGCCATCAAGGGCGTAGGGTCGGCCCAGGCCGAGGCTTTGGTCGCCGCCCGCGCGGGACGGTCCTTCAAGGATCTGAGCGATTTTACGCATCGTCTCAATCCGCGCGAGATCAACAAACGCATGCTTGAATGTCTGGTCGCGGCCGGAGCTTTCGACACGCTCGACAAGGATCGCGCCAAGATTTTTGCCACGATCGAAACCCTGCTCGCCATGGCGAACCGGCGATGCGAGGAAGAAGCAGCCGGCCAAAGCGTGCTGTTTGGCGGGCCGGCGGCCAGTGCCATCATCTTCCCCCAAACCGATCCCTGGCCGCTTGCTGAACGCCTGCAACGGGAATTTGACGCGGTCGGCTTCTTCCTGTCAGGCCATCCGCTCGATGGCTATGCATCGATCCTCTCCCGTCTCAAGGTTCAACGCTGGGCTACCTTCGCGAGGCAAGTAAAACAAGGGCAGGCCTCGGCCGCGCGCCTCGCCGCGACTGTGCTCGACCGCAAGGAACGGCGCACGAAATCCGGCACCAAAATGGGCATTGTGCAACTATCGGATCAATCCGGCCAATATGAAGCGATCCTGTTTCAGGAAAGCCTCAACCAATATCGCGACATGCTGGAAAAAGGCTCGGCCGTCCTGCTCGCCCTGCAAGCCAATGTCGATGGCGAGGATGTCCGCGCACGCATTCTCTCCGTGGAGCCGCTCGATCAGGCGGCAAGCCGCATACAGAAAGGCCTGCGCGTGTTCGTGCGCAACGAGGACAGCCTTGCCTCTGTCGCACAGAAATTGACGACACGCGGCGATGGCGAGATTTCCCTGATCCTGATGACGAATGGCGGTGAAGTGGAAGTGAGGCTGCCAGGCACATTCAATGTTTCAGCGCAACTTGCCGGGAGCTTGAAAACGATCCCTGGTATTGTGGCTGTTGAGCCGATTTAG
- a CDS encoding amino acid ABC transporter ATP-binding protein has product MAARAASARERKILPGEQNEYAVSIRGLNKWYGAFQVLRDINLDVATGEKIILCGPSGSGKSTLIRCINRLEIFQAGSLTVDGIKLTDDLKRIDDVRREVGMVFQHFNLFPHLTILENCTLAPIHVRKLPKEQAVETAMHFLKRVRIPEQADKYPGQLSGGQQQRVAIARALCMNPKIMLFDEPTSALDPEMVQEVLETMVELAREGMTMLCVTHEMGFARQVADRVVFMDRGEILEIAAPQAFFAAPQHPRTQLFLGQIL; this is encoded by the coding sequence ATGGCTGCACGCGCAGCGAGCGCCAGGGAGAGAAAGATCTTGCCGGGAGAACAGAACGAATATGCGGTCTCGATCCGGGGCTTGAACAAATGGTATGGCGCCTTTCAGGTGCTCCGCGATATCAATCTCGACGTGGCGACGGGCGAGAAAATCATTTTGTGCGGCCCTTCGGGCTCTGGCAAATCGACCCTGATCCGCTGCATCAACCGGCTGGAAATCTTTCAGGCGGGCAGCCTGACGGTCGATGGCATCAAGCTGACCGATGATCTGAAGCGGATCGATGACGTGCGTCGTGAAGTCGGCATGGTGTTTCAGCATTTCAACCTGTTTCCGCATCTGACCATTCTGGAAAACTGCACCCTGGCACCGATCCATGTGCGCAAACTCCCGAAAGAGCAGGCTGTGGAAACCGCCATGCATTTCCTCAAAAGAGTCCGCATTCCCGAACAGGCTGATAAATATCCCGGTCAATTGTCGGGTGGACAGCAGCAGCGAGTCGCCATCGCTCGCGCTTTGTGCATGAATCCCAAAATCATGCTGTTCGACGAGCCAACCTCGGCGCTCGATCCCGAAATGGTGCAGGAAGTGCTCGAAACCATGGTGGAACTGGCCAGGGAAGGCATGACCATGCTGTGTGTGACCCATGAAATGGGTTTTGCCCGGCAAGTGGCCGATCGGGTCGTGTTCATGGATCGGGGTGAAATTCTGGAAATCGCCGCGCCGCAAGCTTTTTTCGCCGCGCCTCAACACCCCCGCACCCAATTATTCCTCGGTCAAATCCTCTAA
- a CDS encoding amino acid ABC transporter permease, whose amino-acid sequence MSAHSFAPGNSYLRQESAPLLPPPKDRTSLLERIRRGFFSSLSSSLLTLAAGALILWLLPDLLRFTLIDAVWSAPDGAACRAPDAGACWAFVAQKLPYFTFGSYPVAERWRVVTVLLLGFVLIAWLLWPIRKGAHTDKRVAALLFFLLYPLIALILLRGTPWLGLPLVDTDLWGGIFLSLVVAGVGIVVSLPLGIFLALGRRSTLPVVSLASTLFIEFVRGVPMITVLFMANFMLPLFLPASMSVDRLIRPLIGVALFASAYMAEVVRGGLQAVPKGQFEGAAALGLPPWKTLQLVVLPQALAHVIPGIVNTFIGLFKDTTLVAAVGIFDFLRTVDSARLDPAWAGPTISASGYLFAALFYFVFCFGMSRYSIGVERRLARGQAR is encoded by the coding sequence ATGTCTGCTCATTCCTTCGCCCCCGGCAATTCCTATCTCCGGCAAGAAAGCGCGCCCCTTCTGCCGCCGCCAAAAGATCGAACCTCTCTTCTCGAGAGGATAAGGCGCGGCTTTTTCTCCAGCCTGTCCTCCAGCCTGCTGACATTGGCGGCAGGCGCACTCATCCTTTGGCTATTACCGGACCTCCTGCGCTTCACCCTCATCGACGCGGTCTGGAGCGCGCCGGACGGTGCCGCCTGTCGGGCGCCAGACGCCGGTGCCTGCTGGGCTTTCGTCGCGCAAAAATTGCCCTATTTCACATTCGGCTCTTATCCCGTGGCCGAGCGTTGGCGGGTCGTGACCGTGCTGCTCCTCGGGTTTGTGCTGATTGCCTGGCTTTTATGGCCGATCCGCAAAGGCGCCCATACGGATAAGCGCGTCGCGGCGCTCCTGTTCTTCCTGCTTTATCCGCTCATCGCGCTGATCTTGCTGCGGGGGACGCCCTGGCTTGGCCTGCCTTTGGTCGATACGGATCTCTGGGGTGGTATTTTCCTCAGTCTGGTGGTTGCCGGCGTCGGTATTGTTGTCTCCTTGCCGCTCGGCATTTTCCTGGCGCTTGGCCGGCGCTCCACTTTGCCTGTCGTGTCGCTCGCCAGCACTTTATTCATCGAATTCGTCCGCGGCGTACCGATGATCACCGTCCTGTTCATGGCCAATTTCATGCTGCCGCTGTTTCTTCCAGCGTCGATGAGCGTGGACCGGCTCATCCGGCCGCTTATTGGCGTGGCCCTCTTCGCATCGGCCTATATGGCGGAAGTGGTGCGCGGTGGCTTGCAAGCCGTACCCAAGGGCCAGTTTGAGGGAGCGGCTGCACTCGGTCTTCCGCCCTGGAAAACCTTGCAACTCGTCGTTCTGCCGCAAGCCCTGGCCCATGTCATTCCGGGCATCGTGAATACATTTATCGGCTTGTTCAAGGATACGACACTCGTCGCGGCCGTTGGCATTTTCGATTTTCTGCGTACCGTCGATTCAGCGCGTCTTGACCCAGCCTGGGCCGGGCCGACGATCAGCGCCAGCGGTTATCTTTTCGCGGCTTTGTTCTATTTTGTGTTCTGTTTCGGCATGTCGCGCTATTCGATCGGCGTCGAGCGCCGGCTTGCCAGGGGACAGGCGCGGTAA
- a CDS encoding amino acid ABC transporter permease, producing MSLSDQSATDRATLLAVWRDPRKRGFIVQALFVLALCLVLVGMFTTLHANMVARGIPTDFSFWNQTAGFDINQTPIAYSPLSTYGRAFLVGLINTLIVASIGLVCTTIIGVIVGISRLSKNRLVSFLAATYVETLRNIPLLLQLLFWYNAILKPLPGPRQSLLFPFGTVLNNRGLFLPLPSLLPGAAWVGAALALGLAASFLVGRGTALKPGWPKTLLCLVLALGPAIIAAMLAPPLAFDRPILKGFNYTGGFRVLPELVALLLGLSLYTAAFIAEIIRAGIMAVPRGQSEAAEALGLPSGLTMRRIILPQALRVVIPPLTSQYLNLIKNSSLAVFIGYPDLVQVFAGTVLNQTGAAVQIIFITMAVYLAVSLVTSFAMNLINRRMALVER from the coding sequence ATGAGCCTGTCCGATCAATCCGCGACCGACCGCGCGACGCTCCTCGCCGTCTGGCGCGATCCACGTAAACGCGGTTTCATCGTACAGGCTCTTTTCGTGCTCGCGCTCTGCCTCGTGCTCGTCGGCATGTTCACGACGCTCCACGCCAATATGGTGGCGCGCGGCATACCGACGGATTTCTCTTTCTGGAACCAGACCGCCGGTTTCGACATCAATCAAACACCCATCGCCTATTCGCCGCTTTCGACCTATGGCCGGGCTTTTCTCGTTGGCCTCATCAATACATTGATCGTGGCGTCGATCGGTCTTGTCTGTACGACCATCATTGGGGTCATCGTAGGCATCTCGCGCCTGTCCAAAAACCGGCTCGTCTCTTTCCTGGCCGCGACTTATGTCGAAACCCTGCGCAACATCCCGCTGCTGCTGCAGCTCTTGTTCTGGTACAATGCGATCCTGAAGCCGCTGCCCGGGCCGCGCCAGTCACTGCTCTTTCCCTTCGGCACCGTCCTCAACAATCGCGGTCTATTTCTGCCGCTGCCATCCTTGCTTCCGGGCGCGGCATGGGTCGGAGCCGCTTTGGCTCTTGGTTTGGCTGCCTCCTTCCTTGTGGGACGCGGCACGGCCCTGAAGCCTGGTTGGCCCAAAACCCTTCTCTGTCTGGTTCTCGCCTTGGGGCCGGCGATCATTGCCGCCATGCTGGCACCGCCGCTCGCCTTCGACAGACCCATTCTGAAAGGGTTCAATTATACGGGCGGCTTCCGGGTCTTGCCGGAACTTGTGGCTCTGCTCCTCGGCTTGAGCCTTTACACAGCCGCCTTCATCGCCGAAATCATTCGGGCGGGCATTATGGCCGTCCCACGGGGCCAGAGCGAAGCCGCCGAGGCGCTCGGCTTGCCCTCTGGCCTCACGATGCGACGGATCATCCTGCCGCAAGCCCTGCGCGTCGTCATTCCGCCGCTCACCAGCCAATATCTCAATCTGATCAAGAACTCTTCCCTGGCCGTATTCATCGGCTATCCTGATCTCGTGCAGGTTTTCGCCGGCACGGTGCTCAATCAGACGGGCGCTGCCGTGCAGATCATCTTCATCACCATGGCCGTCTATCTTGCTGTGTCGCTGGTGACCTCGTTCGCCATGAATCTCATCAATCGCCGCATGGCGCTCGTGGAGCGATAG
- a CDS encoding amino acid ABC transporter substrate-binding protein → MFKSIVSAGLFSLCVTTGALAGTLDEVKGRGFLNCGSNPGLAGFGLPDDKGQWVGFDIDFCRAVAAAIFDDPTKVKFLPLSGKDRFTALQSGEIDILSRNTTWTQSREVGQGFLFTGITYYDGQGFMTHRKLNLTSALELAGASICVQQGTTTELNLADFFRANNLQYEPVNFATGDEALKAYDTGRCDALTTDASGLYAQRAKLANPDDHVVLPEIISKEPLGPLVRQGDDQWFNLVKWVHFAWLNAEEDGVTSKNLDEKTKSESPEIKRLLGFEGNFGEGLGLTRDWIYRIIKHVGNYGEVFDRNLGEGSKLKIKRGINNLWTKGGLHYAPPVR, encoded by the coding sequence ATGTTCAAATCCATCGTTTCCGCGGGCCTGTTCAGCCTCTGCGTGACGACCGGCGCCCTCGCCGGCACACTCGACGAAGTCAAGGGACGCGGTTTCCTGAATTGTGGCTCCAACCCCGGTCTCGCGGGCTTCGGCCTGCCGGACGACAAGGGTCAATGGGTCGGTTTCGATATCGATTTCTGCCGTGCCGTCGCGGCGGCGATTTTCGATGATCCCACCAAGGTCAAATTCCTGCCGCTCAGCGGCAAGGATCGTTTCACCGCGCTGCAATCAGGCGAAATCGATATTCTCTCGCGGAATACGACCTGGACCCAATCCCGCGAAGTGGGGCAGGGGTTCCTGTTTACCGGCATTACCTATTATGACGGTCAGGGTTTTATGACCCATCGCAAGCTCAACCTGACGTCCGCGCTTGAACTTGCTGGAGCCTCGATCTGTGTTCAGCAGGGAACGACGACGGAACTCAATCTCGCCGATTTCTTCCGCGCCAATAATCTGCAGTATGAGCCAGTGAATTTCGCGACTGGCGATGAAGCCCTGAAAGCCTATGATACCGGCCGTTGCGATGCTCTGACCACGGATGCATCCGGCCTTTACGCCCAGCGCGCCAAACTCGCCAATCCGGATGATCATGTCGTTCTGCCCGAAATCATCTCCAAGGAGCCGCTCGGCCCCCTGGTGCGTCAAGGCGACGATCAATGGTTCAACCTTGTGAAATGGGTGCATTTCGCCTGGCTCAACGCCGAGGAAGACGGCGTGACCTCGAAAAACCTGGACGAGAAGACGAAATCGGAAAGTCCGGAGATCAAGCGCCTGCTCGGTTTCGAAGGCAATTTCGGCGAAGGACTCGGCCTGACGCGCGACTGGATCTATCGCATCATCAAACATGTCGGCAATTATGGCGAGGTTTTCGACCGCAATCTCGGCGAAGGCTCGAAACTGAAAATCAAGCGCGGCATCAACAATCTCTGGACGAAGGGCGGATTGCATTATGCGCCGCCGGTCCGCTGA
- a CDS encoding filamentous hemagglutinin N-terminal domain-containing protein has product MPRSESVLKTTLQNPVMPISSFGSERMRTVFRPLIAMTALAALMVLPRPVAAGPDGGSVVAGQAAISQAGSVTTINQSTPKAIINWQGFSINAHETVNFNQPSSSAATLNRVIGNEASVIAGALNANGQVFLVNSAGVLFTHGAQVNVGGLVASTLDIANTDFMAGKYTFSGTSSASVINRGHILAHEGGYVALLGKTVSNEGVITATLGTVAMASGEKITLNFDGNSLIDVTIDKGTLNALVQNKRAIQADGGRVILTAKAADAVLSAQVNNSGIIQARTMADLKGGQATSGSTGGSVHVGTIKLLAQGGTTKVAGKLDVSAPNQGNGGSIETGANKVQVASKATIITKAASGQDGTWLISPKDFTIMLSGDVTGTQLASSNITIRPASGGGIHFGVNTTLADLGHEPDNMYISFFGDSGLHTAIGSTRGIIRDIRLESVDFWSSTIPTAPITGSYPTGTVTVPGGVGGLVGSIGSTTITGSYPTGIMTGSGSVGNLMWYSGTARDIIYSYPTGNLTNSGSVGGLVGYTDAPISNVYLTGGVISSGSSIYGLAGYTSGIITNSYATVNLTNSGSVSGLVGYNTGAPIGSVYLPGIVPAPVSNVSGG; this is encoded by the coding sequence ATGCCCCGCTCGGAATCCGTCCTGAAAACCACCTTGCAAAATCCGGTGATGCCCATTTCGAGCTTTGGCTCCGAGAGGATGCGCACAGTATTCCGTCCCCTCATTGCTATGACGGCTCTGGCGGCGCTTATGGTCCTGCCACGCCCGGTTGCAGCGGGGCCTGACGGTGGCTCGGTCGTCGCGGGACAAGCGGCCATCTCGCAGGCGGGCAGCGTCACGACCATTAATCAGTCCACGCCCAAAGCCATCATCAATTGGCAAGGCTTTTCCATCAACGCGCATGAGACGGTGAATTTCAACCAGCCTTCGAGCAGCGCCGCCACTTTGAACCGCGTCATCGGCAACGAGGCGAGTGTCATCGCCGGCGCGCTCAACGCCAATGGCCAGGTTTTTCTCGTCAATTCGGCGGGTGTTCTGTTCACCCACGGGGCGCAGGTCAATGTTGGTGGTCTCGTCGCCTCGACCCTCGATATTGCCAATACAGACTTCATGGCCGGAAAATATACCTTCTCCGGCACCTCCTCGGCCTCGGTCATCAACCGCGGCCACATCCTTGCACATGAGGGCGGCTATGTCGCGCTTCTCGGCAAGACGGTCTCGAACGAGGGGGTGATCACGGCCACGCTCGGTACGGTAGCCATGGCCTCGGGCGAAAAGATCACGCTGAACTTCGATGGCAATTCGTTGATCGATGTGACGATCGACAAGGGGACCTTGAACGCGCTCGTCCAGAACAAAAGGGCGATCCAGGCAGATGGTGGCCGGGTGATCCTGACCGCCAAGGCGGCGGATGCCGTGCTTTCGGCACAGGTGAACAATAGCGGCATCATCCAAGCGCGCACCATGGCCGATCTCAAGGGTGGCCAAGCCACATCGGGATCCACAGGCGGCTCGGTCCATGTGGGCACGATCAAACTTCTGGCGCAGGGCGGGACCACGAAGGTCGCGGGCAAGCTCGACGTTTCGGCGCCGAACCAGGGTAACGGCGGATCGATCGAGACCGGCGCCAATAAAGTGCAGGTGGCCTCAAAAGCAACGATCATTACGAAAGCGGCGAGCGGACAGGATGGCACTTGGCTCATCAGTCCCAAGGATTTCACGATCATGTTGAGTGGGGACGTCACCGGAACACAGCTGGCCAGCAGCAATATAACAATCCGGCCGGCGAGTGGAGGAGGCATTCATTTCGGTGTCAACACGACGCTTGCTGATCTAGGGCATGAACCGGATAACATGTACATCAGCTTTTTTGGTGATTCTGGTTTACACACCGCAATTGGTTCAACCAGGGGCATTATTCGCGATATCAGGCTGGAGAGTGTTGATTTCTGGAGCAGCACCATTCCCACCGCGCCTATTACCGGTTCCTATCCCACTGGAACTGTGACAGTCCCCGGTGGTGTCGGCGGCTTGGTAGGGTCTATAGGCAGCACTACTATTACTGGCTCCTATCCCACTGGAATTATGACAGGCTCTGGTAGTGTCGGCAATCTGATGTGGTATAGTGGCACCGCCAGAGACATTATCTACTCTTATCCCACTGGAAATTTGACAAACTCCGGTAGTGTCGGCGGTCTGGTGGGGTACACTGACGCCCCTATTAGCAATGTATATCTCACTGGAGGTGTGATAAGCTCCGGTAGTAGTATCTATGGTCTGGCAGGGTACACGAGCGGCATTATTACCAACTCCTATGCCACTGTAAATTTGACAAACTCCGGTAGTGTCAGCGGTCTGGTAGGATACAACACTGGCGCCCCTATTGGCAGCGTTTATCTCCCTGGAATTGTGCCAGCCCCTGTTAGCAATGTAAGCGGTGGCTAA
- the metC gene encoding cystathionine beta-lyase gives MTDTKRDGHKGFKSRTRLVHAGRDPSEQFGYVNTPIYRGSTVLYPTLDDLYARRGRFSYGTQGTPTTQALETAWTELAGAAGTVLVPTGLAAITLALLTAVKAGDHILVTDSAYRPCRNFCDTVLRRMGVETTYYDPLIGGGLESLVRQNTRVVFLETPGSQSFELQDVVAIKAVAEAHDLCTIIDNTWGTPLFFPPHERGMDMAIEAGTKYLSGHSDLLLGLVSANARWYPRLRATYDAFAMCPGPEDVFLALRGLRTMELRLREAERQGLAMARWLAARPEVVQVLHPALPQCPGHALWKRDFLGSTGLFSVLLAPFSREALAAMLDGLELFGMGYSWGGFESLVIPFDCRTYRTATQWNPPGPALRFSIGLEDIEDLQADLAAGFERLNAHA, from the coding sequence ATGACCGACACGAAGCGAGACGGGCACAAGGGTTTTAAAAGCCGGACCAGGCTGGTGCATGCCGGGCGCGATCCGTCCGAGCAATTCGGCTATGTTAACACGCCGATTTATCGCGGCTCGACCGTGCTCTATCCGACGCTCGATGATCTTTATGCAAGGCGTGGACGTTTCTCCTATGGCACGCAGGGCACGCCCACGACGCAGGCCCTGGAAACGGCCTGGACCGAGCTCGCCGGTGCGGCAGGGACCGTTCTAGTTCCGACCGGACTGGCCGCGATCACACTCGCGCTCCTGACCGCGGTCAAGGCAGGCGACCATATTCTCGTGACCGATTCGGCTTATCGGCCGTGCCGCAATTTTTGCGACACGGTTTTGCGCCGCATGGGCGTCGAAACGACTTATTACGATCCTTTGATCGGTGGCGGGCTCGAATCGCTCGTGCGCCAGAATACACGCGTCGTTTTCCTCGAAACACCCGGATCGCAGAGTTTCGAGCTTCAAGATGTCGTGGCCATCAAGGCGGTGGCCGAGGCGCATGATCTGTGCACCATCATCGACAATACCTGGGGCACCCCCCTCTTCTTCCCGCCGCATGAGCGCGGCATGGATATGGCGATCGAAGCCGGCACGAAATATCTCTCCGGCCATTCTGATCTTCTGCTCGGCCTCGTCTCGGCTAATGCCCGCTGGTATCCGCGCCTGCGCGCGACCTATGACGCCTTTGCCATGTGCCCCGGCCCGGAGGATGTGTTTCTCGCTTTGCGCGGACTGCGTACCATGGAATTGCGTCTGCGCGAGGCCGAACGCCAGGGCCTCGCTATGGCGCGCTGGCTGGCCGCGCGGCCGGAAGTCGTGCAGGTCCTGCATCCAGCTTTGCCGCAATGCCCTGGTCATGCCTTGTGGAAACGCGATTTCCTGGGCTCGACCGGCTTATTTTCAGTACTGCTCGCCCCTTTCTCGCGCGAGGCGCTCGCCGCCATGCTCGATGGTCTCGAATTATTCGGCATGGGCTATTCCTGGGGCGGTTTCGAAAGCCTCGTCATTCCCTTCGATTGCCGGACCTATCGCACGGCGACGCAATGGAATCCGCCGGGGCCTGCCTTGCGTTTCTCGATTGGCCTCGAAGATATCGAGGATCTGCAAGCCGATCTCGCCGCCGGTTTCGAGCGTCTCAACGCGCATGCCTGA